The sequence below is a genomic window from Lolium perenne isolate Kyuss_39 chromosome 4, Kyuss_2.0, whole genome shotgun sequence.
AGTTGGACACTTCGGTGCCAGAATTTTTTTTTTCTCTATTATCTTTCGATAACGGAATACGGTTCCGGTTTGGAGGAGTTTGGAACAAAAAAAATCTCACCCACTTAAAAAAAAGCTAGATCTCGACTAATATACGCTATGTGCTTCTACTAAGCTCAAACCCAGACAGTGAGTTTTCTTAAAGCCCCTATCACTACAACAtctaaaggaaaaaaaaaacagaaagtaCTGAGAACTCCTTgctttcttgccggtggagacctcGCTTGCTTGGCTTTCTGGTTGGTGGAGTATTGGGTTGGATGTGTCGTTTACTCTCCGACGGTAGCGGTCCGCTCAGCAATCTCTTAACCGAACGGAGATGATACACCCATCATTCTTCATGTGCTTGGCGTCAACCGGATGGATTTGCTTGTCATCGCGGCCATGAGGGAGGATGAATAACCAGGATGGCGGGAGAGAGACAGCGGCGTGGCTGCCTCCAtggatgactttcttcagggcctGCTCGTCAGCCAGAGCATACGTCAGGACACTAAACACGTCAGGACATCTCTGGAGAATATCCTGGCATTCCATATTGCCTACACCAATCCGAACCACGATGACACTGTCTGAATTCAGAGTGGGGACAAGAGTGTTACCCTTGCCGCTACCTAGGACTGCCGCTAGCTAGGTACAAGGAAGCATACAAGAGCAGAGCTGCAACCTATCTTGGACAGGATTGCCGGGCAACTGAGAGCGTGGAAGGGGTGGACAGAACTGCTCCGCTGCGCCTTGTAAGCTCCGTAATCACATCAACTGCTTCCTACTACCTTTGGCCTCCCCCCTGGCAGCTGGTTTATAGAAAATATTGACAAGCTTCCTGGAGGGTTTCCCTGGAATGCTGATGAAGAGACTCCTGGTAGAAAATATTTTGTTAATTGGAAAAGGGGTTTGTTCTCCCAAAGAATTCGGAGGGCTGGCCATAAAATGTATTGTTGATTTTAGCAGGGCACTAAGATAGAGATGAGATGATATAGTTGGGATATTCATTGCTGGACCTGGCATGGGGCACCAACTCTTTTGGGAGCTACTGACCTGACTCCTCCATTTCGATTGAGGACCGAACGACAAAGCTTTTCTGCCATGATCACTGGAATAGCTCCTGGCAGCCCTGGGCAGCTAATCGAGCTCAGCCAGGGAAGCTCCATTAGCATTTGAGCCAGACATAGAGATTACTTGAGATGATTACTGGGCAAACACTAAGCCAACTCAAGGCCTTGATTCTTCCCGCACTGTACGTTCTGCCTAGCTCCACCATGGTAGATGCAAGTAGAGGCGCTGGCATGTTCTGCTCCTCATCTGTTTAGATTAGCCCTATGAAAAAATTCTTTTTGTCCACAAGGATTGCAAAGTACCAATTCTGCTATCTGTGGGATAAAACTCGGAGCTTAGTGTTTGCCTGACACGCGAGATTTTCACTTCACTGATGATTAACCTCTGACGGAATAGTGAATACGCTCTGCTTGTTCTGCATATCATTTGCAATTAAAAGGCAGGCCGTGCCTTCTGGATTTGGACAGACATGTAAGATAAAGGTAGAAAGGAAAGTGCAGTTTTTTATTTGGCTATTGTTGCAAAACAGAAATTGGAGATTGGCTTCGTAAAAGAGATTGGCCCCATGATGAGGCCTGCACCTTCTATGATCAAAATTTAGAGACGGCATCACACATCAACCCTACAATGCTCATTTACCAAGGAGGTTTGGCATTGCTTCCAATCAGCTGGGATGCATGTGAATTTTGCAGCTCAGAAGAACACTACCAAAAGATGGTGGTGTGCGCTTAATTCTGGAAGCAATCATAGCCCCAAGAAACCAGTCCTTTCGATCGCAGCCTGTGTTGCTTGACATCTGTGGAAAAGGTGATTTTTAGAGCAGGTGCTTGGTGCGCACCAGTATCTACACCGTCTATACTGCATCACCGTGCTAGCTCTTCTTTCTCCATCTCAAACAACTTCTTATTTTTATATCTCTCACACCACATAATGTTTGAACTTGAAATTTTGCAGATCGACTAGACTATGGGaaaatattttggattttttatGTCATTATGTATATAAATATATCAGGAACTtgttttgaattttaaataatttaaaatttaaatttgcacAAAAAATTCCTGAATATTTTTCCGCATTATATTTGTTATTTCTAAGTGACCTGCAAAAAATCTAATCAAAATATTATATAATTTGAAAGATatgaaaaagaaaaagtgaaaaAAGGGATGGGTGCGTGGAGCGCACCTGCTCCACCACACTTTTCCCATGAAAGGAATAGAAGAACTTTTCAAAACAAGCAGCTTCGTCCAAATGAGCTTGCACGAAAATGCAAGGTAGAAAACGTAGCCGAGGAAAGAACCAAGTTGCCCACTAATAACCCACCAGACAAAACAAACGCTTCAAATAAATAAATTTAAAACTTCACGGCCATAAGAAGAAACACTGCATCTAGTCCAATTGAAAATTATTAGATAAATTTGTTTGGAAAACGCAAATGCATTTGCACGTACCGTGCAATGCTTATTACAGCATATGGATTGAAGGCACTCCAATCCATCTAGTCTTTGAAAGGAACTTGAAATAAAGTCTAGAATTTAGTTTATTCTGATTGTCTTTTATTCGAGGGAGTATGAATCCCAAACTCTAGAAGTCGCATCTATCAGGCGGTGACAGTGACGACGACTCTGGCATGGACGGCTTCCTTGATCTTCACGACGGAATGGGACACCAGAGTTCCGAGCTGGTCGATGATGTACTTGGTGATGTTCTCCTGCGGTGCTGGTCCGCCCAGGAATCTCTGGAACAGAACGGAGACGATACACCCATCGTTGTTCCTGTAGCGCGTGGTGGCAGAACCAAAGGGGCGCTTGTTATCACCTGGATGGATCCGCTCGTCGGCGCGGCCGTCAGGGAGGACGACAAACCCGGAGGGCAGGAGAGAGACAGCGGCGTGGCTGCCTCCACGCATGACTTGCTTCAGGGCCTGCTCGTCAATTGGAGCGTACGCGAGCAGCTTGCACGATTGGTCGCCGCGCATCTGCTGCAGCATCACCTTCTTGTGGGTGGCTCCGTCAGCAGCCTGCGATGAATTGAAGAGGAAGATGAAAAATGGACCTCCATTAGAATTTTGAGGTAGATAAGTATAATTTCACAACAAAGCTAGGTTAATTTCTCGAGAATATATAATGAAAGACGACagaatgtgtgaaactagctaggaTGCAGCTTAATTGTGTACCTCAGGGCGGAGGACGGAGACGGCGTAATGAGGAGGAAACTGGATGGGCGCAAAATAGTCCTCCTGCTGCACAGGCACGCCATTGAAGAAGGTGTCCCAGTCGGCACGGCGACTCCCATCGCAGAGGTAGACATAGACGTGATTGGCCGGAATACCAGGAAGCCACACGGTGGTGGCAGCGGAGACCACAAGTCCAGCCTGCAGTCCCTGTGCATTGTTAGCAGCAGTGTGCAGAGTTGCGACGCGCACAGCCACCTCGAAGCTCTCGGTTCGGCCAATGCCACCAGCACATTTGCCGCGCCATTCCTCAACGCTGCTCCATGGCTGCCCCCCTGGGCCGGCGCCACAAAGGGTGGCGCAGAAGCGTGCGGTCATCTTCCGCGCCAGCTCCAGAACATTGTTTTTCGCCTTGGGGGCGCATGCTGCAAAAACAAATTCAGAACCCAAGGATTAGGATCCATATATATTTCTGTTGTGGTATTAGTTCTTTTCTCTTTGGCCGATATGATGGTAGGTGCTTACATGTTTTGCCGACGTAGCGAGTTGGGTTTAAGCGCAGAATGGCGAGGTATTGGCAGTGCCTCTGCAGCG
It includes:
- the LOC127348637 gene encoding homeobox-leucine zipper protein ROC6, translated to MTARFCATLCGAGPGGQPWSSVEEWRGKCAGGIGRTESFEVAVRVATLHTAANNAQGLQAGLVVSAATTVWLPGIPANHVYVYLCDGSRRADWDTFFNGVPVQQEDYFAPIQFPPHYAVSVLRPEAADGATHKKVMLQQMRGDQSCKLLAYAPIDEQALKQVMRGGSHAAVSLLPSGFVVLPDGRADERIHPGDNKRPFGSATTRYRNNDGCIVSVLFQRFLGGPAPQENITKYIIDQLGTLVSHSVVKIKEAVHARVVVTVTA